In one Vulgatibacter incomptus genomic region, the following are encoded:
- a CDS encoding tetratricopeptide repeat protein, whose protein sequence is MDDRTLGSDVFHRLTPGDPASFASLEESLREKARWAELLHLYEGRIEREGPDASELMVRAAGLLLDQLEDPDRAEAWLRRLHEQDPNHVAGREGLKDLYEERGDHAALCELLEREALRAATPEEAAEAYVSLGRLLDRENGRKPHALEMWQRALRLVEDHPQALALAREANVELGRLEAAKGIVERELAARPGESTQGAGRLAALAALALERPFRHELADALARSAVAVDPDCAPARAVLDGLQRRRAEWTEEARGLRARAVEERDRKAASRLYVQIAALHGVYDSSPDGEEHSREALERAFLLWPGNPDALELLEHRHASAGDFAGLAVAYEALVPGTPDPADQAELKVRLANLYGVRFDDRPRSLEALEQAATLDPSRRDAVVPLLEVFEDDGRSDRAVELLERHLNVVGSAAQRGPGTAVRKPVEPTRETNALRVRLAELLLGLGEEARARRHLEAALRLDSRLERAESLLMPLLASAGESSVLAGLLERRSDRIRDPGEKRDLLERAASSVEAPAERLRLLGRAFLVAPENHELHEELEAAGRLARSSGDVARFYHSALVSVSDRGVQRRILERLSHVLEKDLGRPGDAAHVLEQLRAFDPANAETATQLERLLSLAGEGEALAEAWRTRLAQATDPTERRSLLEKLAAHHEAKPEAAVEIYRRLLELGPDEGVERKLAAALGALGRWAEQRDALESLASRPGEARAAARAELARLLATRLDRPGEAAELYLRILAESPEQPGVVDALEALVQAGVEAPRIAEALAPLFAARGEWHRHAAMLEARLGAESEPAARGSILASLAEIHEERLGDARAAFAALTRAFAESPSTGPVLDSLERLGLELGARAELVGIFRNAWRGPDAALDRELAGRAIRAGGDEELVAAAHHRLLELDPESGTSLAALEALAASGERWDEADSYLERLLRSQRTESPDLHLRRAGYLRRLGRHEDAATALRAALAAGADERAVLPRLTEALEAAGLRAELADVLSRQIDHFNEAGDLARASALALQRAKVLEESGSRAAAVADYAAILAIRSRDPEALVGLEGLLGDPEARVAAARALERPYIAAAEWRKLHGVLEIQIDSSDDPAWRAKELRRLAQLSARELKSPALSFAALARAFEDSPEDALLRSELRVAAAECDCLEELADLVASVAERRAGTLPPTQLLALERELAELYEKRLGDRKRATERYERMRRLDPSSFDALRGLHRLSREEGDPVALYESCMALAAVVYDLRERLALWREAAVAAGADPVRAAACWRKIAEADPKDAEALVHLDGFHAAGGDPQELAWVVERRRDLSVQAGETLAARELAVRLAGLRRSLGDSKGALELYREIVAADPDHVDACEALTDWARSHDSFASTALEILEPILRATGEHELRVELREARLSGPADSEERARRFIELREILETELERPDRAFAVCARAFAERLETDPAHLERLASAAGKHAELADLYEATLRRDPESSLGLQRRVAELRQQDDPRAAIAAWQAVAAEAPGDRDAIAALERLHRSIRDWDALDELLARKAELEADPASRLALLLERARLLHEDARDPDRAVAALRAVLALSPDEPAALELLVRLLEDTARWADLAEHMEGRLADPALGLDDRLRLRARLAAIRKDHMEDLDRALALHAANLAEFPAHPESRAALDALVADRDPSLRARAASVLAPILEAENDHRRLLELLEAIAAVERDPPNRASLYSKMASIYAGPLDSPEMAFLSAGRALRADPDDSAHLEIAVSAAVASGAEDELAGLLAECSMSSRTGEARVRLLRSRATLCESSGDARGAAEAWKSVHALAPDDLDALRAIARLDAGQQDPRGHVAVLRSLLAREEDPGLAAAHLLEIARMQEERLGEPDAALASLRRVLELDAGNKAALDGMERLCLAVGSWGELAELLDRRAHAEADASSRHGMLARLAELRDGRLGDRAGALDALHRILSEDPANFAAVDKLEVMLEGGAGADLLEPLALLEGACRATRNWQRCAELVERRASIVADPEARKAALLELADLRQGSQQRPDLAFLALGRAFREEPSDEALWERIAAVAVAADSVEEWLAIADEQLGRIGSPASAARLALHLATVSENKAHDDAGAIRWLQRARGLDLSTEPAVLPALERLLSREQRWEELAEVLGRLAHASEPAHRIETLVRLGQLAERQLRDPERAVVAYEAVLALDPEHQQALRALAPLYEGKGATDELLENLVRQRRVEGGEAQTALLQRIAELAATLGRADVAIEHSREILARDPRNEAALSRLEALYEEAGKFDDLAGLLRSRLAHTLDPREIVRLNERLGLLHLGRLDAEDDAIASFRAVLDRDPRNRKALEALRKIHASRGEAGELVGILRRLIPLQDGAAEVKAVRIELAEAFLAMGSAQEALDSLKRVLDLEPHTLAELERVEAIFRAKGAWTEVIRCLEARAALESEENAIDLWAEMARILDVELGRKGAGAAPLEKILERRPADRQSFDRLRELYRAGADWRRYARATERFAVHCPDDEEKTALLRELATVLADRLGQKELAFAKLGAAFELSPDRDDLRAELERIAAETGMQEELTMIYESVADGAGAAPVAQALWLARGRLLDRELDDAAEAEASYRRILEHDPLHAGALDALVGLHRRRRQHRALVLVLEQKLEGVALDEKRGLLLEVARIHDEELHDTGEAIYSLRRAFEMDPGDQAVLDALSDLYRRERKFTELAAILARTRDLASDDVRKIALQLRLASIQEVDLEDPDAAAASYARVLEIAPANLDAMEALERLFTHHDRYAELLHVYDRKLQVVEDPRERIRIFFKAGTIWEQRLQNPGNAIACLEGVLSFEPENLLALRELARLLRDQRSWDRLAAVYRHHDAVIADDPALRAERVELRVRLGEVLLDELGDPAGAEAAHLSALELDVRCRSAIAALAGIYERSGNWPQALAMLEQEAHLAAQTAEAVELHHRIGRIHADMLQDRIAARAAFDRALELDRDHVPTLSALRAIFRAEDNQDAYLRVLEQEAGASVEAAEKARLHVELGRHLLDERGDPDAAIRSFEEARRHLPGDPDAAMALSELYVEREDWAGAETVLDVVCASLEASGGDPSLLTRKTYRLGFVCARLGKGEKARRCYARAYELDPTFLPAAEGLAHQVAAAGDHAQALKVFQAILIHHRDDLTDPEVVEIHFTIGEIRRKLGDEPAAKKSLRNALDLDPWHAESHRAMIAIADKEGDGDLGILHRQKLIEVVDDDEKLELLRAIAERATGQLGDHYLAIDSYVAALRLRPDDPGLLEGLAELYRETRQGHKAMEILERLLALPAVAVDPARGARAHTLAGVLAREEADRDPSLRRTAMSHFNDALDLDWHRTDAFQALEAILVEARDYRGLEAAYVRMIERLAKAEGTKAARTVLFRTLADLYQEALADSAAAIEAYKAVTVLAPDDAHAAQRYASLLGNVRGAEAEAIGAWRQALPLLASPTEAARSLVRLQARRKDYDSAYSSAQVVSSLLGQGGADEEGILQRLKGFAKDSAARPLTERHWREHLLHEELRGVTASILALIQEQAGSLFAKDHGELKIDGREVRIDRKRDRVDVPTSMLFFVSAYRQVAKALGLEAVELFKVQGVTGLHLAGTLPPSLVAGEELFTDQRPKKELYFHIGRMLAWTRPELAMTRLRSRAEVELIVESAVALGVPGYRARSNPDALDKVKKRLARTVSAPAHRRLEELGKAYAAARPDLGAYIQAAEASANRAGALLAGDLAIVSRCLAADGPQGGAEAMRRDLVEFALSESWTTLRKDLGLAVVVPNS, encoded by the coding sequence ATGGATGACCGGACTCTCGGTAGCGATGTGTTTCACCGTCTCACTCCGGGCGATCCGGCTTCGTTCGCTTCGCTGGAGGAGTCGCTCCGCGAGAAGGCGCGCTGGGCCGAGCTGCTGCACCTCTACGAGGGCCGGATCGAGCGCGAGGGGCCGGACGCCTCCGAGCTCATGGTCCGCGCCGCAGGCCTGCTCCTCGATCAGCTCGAGGATCCGGACAGGGCAGAGGCCTGGCTCAGGCGCCTCCACGAGCAGGATCCCAACCACGTGGCGGGTCGCGAGGGCCTGAAGGATCTCTACGAGGAGAGGGGAGACCACGCGGCCCTCTGCGAGCTCCTGGAGCGCGAGGCGCTCCGGGCGGCGACCCCCGAGGAGGCCGCGGAGGCCTACGTTTCGCTGGGCCGCCTCCTCGACCGGGAGAACGGACGAAAGCCCCACGCCCTCGAGATGTGGCAGCGGGCGCTGCGGCTGGTGGAGGACCATCCCCAGGCGCTCGCCCTTGCGCGGGAGGCGAACGTCGAGCTGGGGCGGCTGGAGGCCGCCAAGGGCATCGTCGAGCGCGAGCTCGCAGCCCGACCCGGGGAGTCGACCCAGGGCGCTGGCCGGCTGGCGGCGCTCGCCGCTCTCGCCCTCGAGCGGCCGTTCCGGCACGAGCTCGCCGACGCTCTCGCTCGTTCGGCCGTGGCCGTCGATCCCGACTGCGCGCCCGCGCGAGCGGTCCTGGACGGCCTGCAGCGGCGTCGGGCGGAGTGGACGGAGGAGGCGCGGGGCTTGCGTGCCCGGGCGGTCGAGGAGCGGGATCGCAAGGCGGCTTCGCGGCTCTACGTGCAGATCGCCGCCCTCCACGGCGTCTACGATTCGTCGCCTGACGGCGAGGAGCACAGCCGCGAGGCCCTCGAGCGCGCGTTCCTCCTCTGGCCGGGCAACCCCGACGCCCTCGAGCTCCTCGAGCATCGGCACGCCTCGGCAGGCGACTTCGCCGGGCTGGCGGTCGCATACGAGGCGCTGGTCCCCGGCACGCCCGATCCCGCCGATCAGGCCGAGCTGAAGGTTCGCCTCGCCAACCTCTACGGCGTTCGCTTCGACGACCGGCCGCGCAGCCTCGAAGCCCTCGAGCAGGCCGCGACCCTGGATCCGTCTCGCCGCGACGCGGTCGTTCCGCTCCTCGAGGTCTTCGAGGACGACGGCCGTTCGGACCGGGCGGTGGAGTTGTTGGAGCGCCATCTGAACGTCGTGGGCTCGGCTGCCCAGCGCGGTCCGGGCACCGCCGTCCGGAAGCCGGTCGAGCCGACCCGCGAGACCAACGCGCTCCGGGTCAGGCTGGCCGAGCTCCTCCTCGGCCTCGGCGAAGAGGCCCGGGCGCGCCGCCACCTCGAGGCGGCACTGCGCTTGGATTCTCGGCTGGAGCGGGCGGAGTCGCTGCTCATGCCGCTCCTGGCCAGCGCCGGCGAGTCGTCGGTGCTCGCGGGCCTCCTCGAGAGGCGCAGCGATCGAATTCGCGATCCCGGCGAGAAGCGGGACCTCCTCGAGCGGGCGGCATCCTCCGTGGAGGCCCCTGCGGAGCGGCTGCGCCTCCTGGGGCGCGCGTTCCTGGTCGCGCCCGAGAACCACGAGCTCCACGAGGAGCTCGAGGCGGCGGGCCGGCTCGCGCGCTCCTCTGGCGACGTGGCGCGCTTCTACCACTCGGCCCTCGTCTCGGTGAGCGACCGCGGCGTGCAGCGCCGGATCCTGGAGCGCCTCTCGCACGTCCTCGAGAAGGACCTCGGCAGGCCCGGCGACGCCGCCCACGTCCTCGAGCAGCTCCGCGCCTTCGACCCGGCCAACGCCGAGACGGCCACCCAGCTCGAGAGGCTGCTCTCGCTGGCGGGGGAGGGCGAGGCGCTCGCTGAGGCGTGGCGCACCCGCCTGGCGCAGGCGACCGATCCAACCGAGAGGCGGTCCCTCCTCGAGAAGCTCGCCGCCCATCACGAGGCGAAGCCCGAGGCGGCGGTGGAGATCTACCGCCGGCTCCTCGAGCTGGGGCCGGATGAAGGGGTGGAGCGGAAGCTCGCCGCAGCGCTCGGGGCCCTCGGCCGCTGGGCCGAGCAGCGCGACGCCCTCGAGTCCCTCGCGTCACGCCCCGGCGAGGCTCGCGCCGCCGCCAGGGCCGAGCTCGCACGGCTCCTCGCCACCCGCCTCGATCGGCCCGGGGAGGCAGCCGAGCTCTACCTTCGGATCCTGGCCGAGTCGCCCGAGCAGCCGGGAGTCGTGGACGCCCTGGAAGCGCTGGTGCAGGCCGGCGTCGAGGCCCCGCGGATCGCGGAGGCCCTCGCGCCCCTCTTCGCAGCGAGGGGCGAGTGGCATCGCCACGCCGCGATGCTCGAGGCGCGCCTGGGCGCGGAGAGCGAGCCCGCCGCCCGCGGTTCCATCCTCGCCTCGCTCGCGGAGATCCACGAGGAGCGGCTGGGCGACGCCCGCGCCGCCTTCGCCGCGCTGACCCGCGCCTTCGCGGAGTCGCCTTCGACTGGCCCCGTCCTCGACTCGCTGGAGCGCCTCGGCCTTGAGCTGGGCGCGCGTGCAGAGCTCGTCGGGATCTTCCGGAACGCGTGGCGCGGGCCCGACGCGGCCCTCGATCGCGAGCTCGCCGGGCGCGCGATCCGCGCGGGCGGCGACGAGGAGCTCGTCGCGGCAGCGCACCACCGCCTGCTCGAGCTCGATCCAGAGAGCGGCACCTCTCTCGCAGCGCTGGAAGCGCTCGCGGCGAGTGGAGAGCGGTGGGACGAGGCGGACTCGTACCTGGAGCGCCTCCTTCGTTCACAGCGTACCGAGAGCCCCGACCTCCATCTTCGGCGCGCTGGCTACCTCCGCCGGCTGGGCCGCCACGAGGACGCCGCCACGGCGCTCCGGGCCGCCTTGGCGGCGGGCGCCGACGAGCGGGCCGTCCTGCCCCGGCTCACGGAGGCCCTCGAGGCCGCCGGCCTCCGCGCGGAGCTCGCCGACGTCCTGAGCCGCCAGATCGACCATTTCAACGAGGCCGGCGACCTTGCTCGTGCCTCGGCCCTCGCGCTCCAGCGCGCGAAGGTGCTCGAGGAGAGCGGGAGCCGGGCGGCAGCCGTCGCGGACTACGCGGCGATCCTCGCCATCCGCTCGCGGGATCCAGAGGCGCTCGTGGGCCTCGAGGGGCTCCTCGGCGATCCCGAGGCGCGCGTGGCAGCGGCCCGCGCCCTCGAGAGGCCGTACATCGCAGCGGCGGAGTGGAGGAAGCTCCACGGCGTCCTCGAGATCCAGATCGATTCCTCGGACGATCCCGCCTGGCGGGCCAAGGAGCTGCGCCGCCTCGCCCAGCTCTCCGCGAGGGAGCTCAAGAGCCCGGCGCTCTCGTTCGCCGCCCTGGCGCGGGCCTTCGAGGACTCGCCCGAGGACGCGCTCCTGCGCTCCGAGCTCCGGGTCGCCGCGGCTGAGTGCGACTGCCTCGAGGAGCTCGCCGACCTGGTCGCCTCCGTCGCCGAGCGTCGCGCCGGGACGCTGCCGCCGACGCAGCTCCTCGCCCTGGAGCGGGAGCTCGCGGAGCTCTACGAGAAGCGCCTGGGCGACCGCAAGCGGGCGACCGAGCGCTACGAGCGGATGCGACGCCTCGATCCTTCGAGCTTCGACGCGCTCCGGGGCCTCCACCGCCTGAGCCGCGAGGAGGGCGACCCAGTCGCGCTCTACGAGAGCTGCATGGCCCTCGCCGCCGTCGTCTACGACCTCCGGGAGCGCCTCGCCCTGTGGAGGGAGGCCGCCGTCGCCGCCGGAGCGGATCCGGTTCGCGCCGCGGCGTGCTGGCGCAAGATCGCCGAGGCGGATCCCAAGGACGCCGAGGCCCTCGTTCACCTGGACGGCTTCCATGCCGCCGGCGGCGATCCGCAGGAGCTCGCGTGGGTGGTGGAGCGCCGCCGCGACCTCTCGGTGCAGGCCGGAGAGACGCTGGCGGCGAGGGAGCTCGCGGTCCGCCTGGCCGGGCTGCGCCGCTCCCTCGGCGATTCCAAGGGCGCCCTCGAGCTCTACCGAGAGATCGTCGCCGCCGATCCCGACCACGTGGACGCCTGCGAGGCCCTCACCGACTGGGCGCGGAGCCACGACTCGTTCGCGTCGACGGCCCTCGAGATCCTGGAGCCCATCCTTCGCGCGACGGGTGAGCACGAGCTCCGCGTGGAGCTCCGCGAGGCGCGGCTCTCGGGCCCTGCCGACTCGGAGGAGCGCGCCCGGCGTTTCATCGAGCTCAGGGAGATCCTCGAGACCGAGCTCGAGCGCCCGGACCGGGCGTTCGCCGTCTGCGCCCGCGCCTTCGCCGAGAGGCTCGAGACCGATCCCGCCCACCTGGAGCGGCTCGCGTCGGCGGCAGGCAAGCACGCCGAGCTCGCCGACCTCTACGAGGCGACCCTGCGTCGCGACCCCGAGTCCTCCCTCGGGCTGCAGCGCCGCGTGGCGGAGCTCAGGCAGCAGGACGATCCGAGGGCCGCGATCGCCGCCTGGCAGGCAGTCGCCGCCGAGGCGCCCGGCGATCGGGACGCGATCGCCGCCCTCGAGAGGCTCCATCGCTCCATCCGAGACTGGGACGCTCTCGACGAGCTCCTCGCCCGAAAGGCGGAGCTCGAAGCGGATCCGGCCTCGCGCCTCGCGCTCCTGCTGGAGAGGGCGAGGCTCCTCCACGAGGACGCGAGGGATCCCGATCGGGCCGTCGCCGCGCTGCGCGCCGTCCTCGCGCTCTCTCCCGACGAGCCCGCCGCCCTGGAGCTTCTCGTGAGGCTCCTCGAGGACACGGCGAGGTGGGCCGACCTCGCTGAGCACATGGAAGGCCGGCTCGCCGATCCCGCGCTCGGGCTCGACGATCGGCTTCGCCTGCGGGCCCGCCTGGCCGCGATCCGGAAGGACCACATGGAAGATCTCGACCGAGCTCTCGCCCTCCACGCGGCCAACCTCGCCGAATTCCCGGCTCACCCGGAGTCCCGCGCGGCCCTCGACGCCCTCGTGGCGGATCGAGATCCGTCGCTTCGGGCCCGCGCCGCATCCGTGCTCGCCCCGATCCTCGAGGCCGAGAACGACCACCGCCGGCTCCTCGAGCTCCTCGAGGCCATCGCCGCGGTGGAGCGCGACCCGCCCAACCGCGCCTCGCTCTACTCGAAGATGGCCTCGATCTACGCGGGGCCCCTCGACTCGCCCGAGATGGCCTTCCTCTCGGCGGGCCGGGCGCTCCGAGCCGACCCCGACGACTCCGCCCACCTCGAGATCGCCGTCTCTGCCGCTGTCGCCTCCGGCGCGGAGGACGAGCTGGCCGGCCTCCTGGCGGAGTGCTCGATGTCGTCCCGCACGGGCGAGGCGCGGGTCCGCCTGCTCCGCTCGCGGGCCACGCTCTGCGAGTCCTCGGGTGACGCCCGCGGGGCCGCGGAGGCGTGGAAGAGCGTGCACGCGCTGGCGCCAGACGACCTGGACGCGCTTCGGGCGATCGCGCGGCTCGACGCCGGGCAGCAGGATCCGCGCGGCCACGTGGCCGTGCTCCGCTCGCTCCTCGCGCGCGAGGAGGATCCCGGCCTGGCCGCTGCGCACCTCCTGGAGATCGCGCGGATGCAGGAGGAGCGCCTGGGCGAGCCGGACGCTGCCCTCGCCAGCCTCCGGCGGGTGCTGGAGCTCGACGCGGGCAACAAGGCGGCCCTCGACGGGATGGAGCGACTCTGCCTCGCGGTGGGAAGCTGGGGCGAGCTCGCGGAGCTCCTCGATCGACGGGCCCACGCCGAGGCCGACGCCTCCTCCCGGCACGGCATGCTCGCGAGGCTCGCCGAGCTCCGGGACGGCCGCCTCGGCGATCGGGCGGGAGCGCTCGATGCCCTGCACCGGATCCTCTCCGAGGATCCCGCGAACTTCGCCGCGGTCGACAAGCTGGAGGTGATGCTCGAGGGAGGCGCGGGCGCCGATCTGCTGGAGCCCCTCGCCCTGCTCGAGGGGGCCTGCCGCGCGACCCGGAATTGGCAGCGCTGCGCCGAGCTCGTCGAGCGACGTGCCTCGATCGTCGCCGATCCGGAGGCGCGCAAGGCCGCGCTCCTCGAGCTGGCCGACCTCCGCCAGGGGTCGCAGCAGCGCCCCGATCTCGCCTTCCTCGCCCTCGGCAGGGCCTTCCGCGAAGAGCCCTCCGACGAGGCGCTCTGGGAGCGGATCGCCGCGGTCGCCGTGGCGGCGGATTCGGTGGAGGAGTGGCTCGCCATCGCCGACGAGCAGCTCGGGCGGATCGGATCGCCCGCATCGGCGGCCAGGCTCGCCCTCCACCTTGCCACCGTTAGTGAAAACAAGGCTCACGACGACGCCGGCGCGATCCGCTGGCTCCAGCGTGCGCGCGGCCTCGACCTCTCCACCGAGCCCGCCGTCCTCCCTGCTCTGGAGCGCCTCCTTTCCAGGGAGCAGCGGTGGGAGGAGCTGGCGGAGGTGCTGGGCCGCTTGGCCCACGCCTCCGAGCCAGCACACCGGATCGAGACCCTCGTCCGCCTCGGCCAGCTCGCCGAGCGCCAGCTCCGCGATCCCGAACGCGCAGTCGTTGCCTACGAGGCCGTGCTCGCCCTGGATCCCGAGCACCAGCAGGCCCTGCGTGCCCTCGCGCCGCTCTACGAGGGGAAGGGGGCCACGGACGAGCTCCTCGAGAACCTCGTCCGTCAGCGCCGCGTCGAAGGGGGCGAGGCGCAGACCGCGCTCCTCCAGCGGATCGCGGAGCTCGCCGCCACCCTCGGCCGCGCCGACGTCGCGATCGAGCACTCCCGCGAGATCCTCGCGCGGGATCCGAGGAACGAGGCCGCGCTCTCGCGGCTCGAGGCCCTCTACGAGGAGGCGGGGAAGTTCGACGATCTCGCCGGCCTCCTGCGCTCCCGCCTGGCCCACACCCTCGATCCCCGTGAGATCGTGCGGCTGAACGAGAGGCTCGGCCTGCTCCACCTCGGCCGGCTCGACGCCGAGGACGACGCGATCGCGAGCTTCCGCGCCGTGCTCGATCGGGATCCGCGCAACCGGAAGGCCCTCGAGGCCCTCCGCAAGATCCACGCATCCAGGGGCGAGGCAGGGGAGCTCGTCGGGATCCTCCGTCGCCTCATCCCGCTGCAGGACGGCGCTGCCGAGGTGAAGGCCGTCCGCATCGAGCTCGCCGAGGCCTTCCTCGCGATGGGCAGCGCCCAGGAGGCGCTGGACAGCCTCAAGCGCGTGCTCGACCTCGAGCCGCACACCCTCGCCGAGCTCGAGAGGGTGGAGGCGATCTTCCGCGCCAAGGGGGCGTGGACCGAGGTGATCCGCTGCCTCGAAGCGCGCGCCGCCCTCGAGAGCGAAGAGAACGCGATCGATCTCTGGGCCGAGATGGCCCGGATCCTCGACGTCGAGCTCGGGCGAAAGGGGGCGGGCGCCGCTCCCTTGGAGAAGATCCTCGAGCGAAGGCCCGCCGACCGGCAGTCGTTCGACAGGCTCCGCGAGCTCTACCGCGCCGGCGCCGACTGGCGGCGCTACGCCCGGGCCACGGAGCGCTTCGCGGTCCACTGCCCCGACGACGAGGAGAAGACCGCGCTCCTGCGCGAGCTCGCCACCGTTCTCGCGGACCGCCTCGGCCAGAAGGAGCTCGCCTTCGCCAAGCTCGGCGCCGCTTTCGAGCTCTCGCCCGACCGGGATGACCTCCGGGCCGAGCTCGAGCGGATCGCGGCCGAGACCGGGATGCAGGAAGAGCTGACGATGATCTACGAGAGCGTGGCCGACGGGGCAGGGGCCGCTCCCGTCGCCCAGGCCCTCTGGCTCGCCCGTGGACGTCTCCTCGACCGGGAGCTCGACGACGCCGCCGAGGCCGAGGCCAGCTACAGGCGGATCCTCGAGCACGATCCGCTGCACGCCGGTGCCCTCGATGCCCTCGTCGGGCTCCACCGCAGACGGCGCCAGCACCGCGCCCTCGTCCTCGTCCTCGAGCAGAAGCTGGAGGGCGTTGCCCTCGACGAGAAGCGAGGCCTCCTCCTCGAGGTCGCCCGCATCCACGACGAAGAGCTCCACGACACGGGCGAGGCGATCTACTCGCTCCGCCGGGCCTTCGAGATGGATCCCGGCGATCAGGCCGTGCTCGACGCGCTCTCCGACCTCTACCGCCGCGAGCGGAAGTTCACCGAGCTCGCGGCGATCCTCGCGCGGACCCGGGACCTCGCGAGCGACGACGTCCGGAAGATCGCGCTCCAGCTCCGCCTCGCCTCCATCCAGGAGGTCGATCTCGAGGATCCCGACGCCGCCGCCGCCTCCTACGCGCGGGTCCTAGAGATCGCCCCCGCCAACCTCGACGCGATGGAGGCCCTCGAGCGCCTCTTCACCCACCACGATCGCTACGCCGAGCTGCTCCACGTCTACGACCGGAAGCTGCAGGTGGTCGAAGATCCCCGGGAGCGGATCCGGATCTTCTTCAAGGCCGGGACGATCTGGGAGCAGCGGCTCCAGAACCCCGGCAACGCGATCGCGTGCCTGGAGGGTGTGCTCTCCTTCGAGCCCGAGAACCTCCTCGCCCTCCGCGAGCTCGCCAGGCTGCTGCGCGACCAGCGCTCGTGGGATCGCCTCGCGGCGGTCTACCGCCATCACGACGCCGTCATCGCCGACGATCCGGCCCTTCGCGCCGAGCGGGTGGAGCTGCGCGTCCGGCTGGGCGAGGTCCTCCTCGACGAGCTGGGAGATCCGGCGGGAGCCGAGGCCGCCCATCTGTCCGCCCTGGAGCTCGACGTCAGGTGTCGGTCCGCCATCGCCGCCCTCGCCGGGATCTACGAGCGGAGCGGCAACTGGCCCCAGGCCCTGGCCATGCTCGAGCAGGAGGCGCACCTCGCCGCCCAGACCGCCGAGGCGGTGGAGCTCCACCACCGGATCGGCCGGATCCACGCGGACATGCTGCAGGATCGAATCGCAGCCCGGGCGGCCTTCGACCGCGCCCTCGAGCTCGACCGGGATCACGTCCCCACGCTGAGCGCGCTCCGCGCGATCTTCCGGGCCGAGGACAACCAGGATGCCTATCTGCGCGTCCTCGAGCAGGAGGCCGGCGCCTCGGTCGAGGCGGCGGAGAAGGCGCGGCTCCACGTGGAGCTCGGTCGCCACCTCCTCGACGAGAGGGGTGACCCCGACGCGGCGATCCGCTCCTTCGAGGAGGCGCGCCGCCACCTGCCCGGCGATCCGGACGCGGCGATGGCCCTCTCCGAGCTCTACGTCGAGCGCGAAGACTGGGCGGGAGCGGAGACCGTCCTCGACGTGGTCTGCGCGAGCCTCGAGGCGAGCGGCGGTGACCCGTCGCTCCTCACCCGGAAGACCTACCGCCTCGGCTTCGTCTGTGCGCGGCTGGGCAAGGGCGAGAAGGCGCGGCGCTGCTACGCTCGAGCCTACGAGCTGGATCCGACCTTCCTCCCGGCTGCCGAGGGGCTCGCCCACCAGGTCGCGGCCGCAGGCGATCACGCTCAGGCGCTCAAGGTCTTCCAGGCGATCCTCATCCACCACCGGGACGACCTCACCGACCCCGAGGTGGTCGAGATCCACTTCACCATCGGTGAGATCCGCCGGAAGCTCGGCGACGAGCCGGCGGCCAAGAAGAGCCTCCGGAACGCGCTCGACCTCGACCCGTGGCACGCCGAGTCCCACCGCGCGATGATCGCGATCGCCGACAAGGAGGGCGACGGCGACCTCGGGATCCTCCACCGGCAGAAGCTGATCGAGGTCGTGGACGACGACGAGAAGCTCGAGCTCCTCCGGGCGATCGCGGAGCGGGCCACCGGGCAGCTCGGCGATCACTACCTCGCCATCGACAGTTACGTCGCCGCCCTGCGGCTCCGGCCGGACGATCCCGGCCTCCTCGAGGGACTGGCGGAGCTCTACCGGGAGACCCGCCAGGGCCACAAGGCCATGGAGATCCTGGAGCGGCTCCTCGCCCTGCCTGCGGTCGCCGTCGATCCAGCCCGTGGCGCCCGTGCGCATACCCTCGCAGGCGTCCTCGCGAGGGAAGAAGCCGACCGCGATCCCTCCCTGCGCCGCACGGCGATGTCCCACTTCAACGACGCGCTCGATCTCGACTGGCACCGGACCGACGCCTTCCAGGCGCTCGAGGCCATCCTGGTGGAGGCCCGCGACTACCGCGGCCTCGAGGCTGCCTACGTCCGGATGATCGAGAGGCTCGCGAAGGCCGAGGGCACCAAGGCCGCGAGGACCGTGCTCTTCCGCACCCTCGCCGACCTCTACCAGGAGGCCCTCGCCGACTCCGCCGCCGCCATTGAGGCCTACAAGGCCGTGACCGTGCTCGCGCCGGACGACGCCCATGCCGCACAGCGGTACGCCTCGCTCCTCGGCAACGTCCGCGGCGCGGAGGCGGAGGCGATCGGCGCATGGCGGCAGGCCCTTCCGCTCCTGGCTTCGCCCACGGAGGCCGCCAGGTCCCTCGTCCGGCTCCAGGCCCGCCGGAAGGACTACGACTCCGCGTACTCCTCGGCGCAGGTCGTGAGCTCCCTGCTGGGACAGGGAGGCGCCGACGAAGAGGGGATCCTCCAGCGGCTCAAGGGCTTCGCCAAGGACTCCGCCGCGAGACCTCTCACGGAACGTCATTGGCGCGAGCACCTCCTCCACGAGGAGCTCCGCGGCGTCACGGCGAGCATCCTGGCCCTGATCCAGGAGCAGGCCGGCTCGCTCTTCGCCAAGGACCACGGCGAGCTCAAGATCGACGGCCGCGAGGTCCGGATCGATCGGAAGCGGGATCGGGTCGACGTGCCGACCTCGATGCTCTTCTTCGTGAGCGCCTACCGTCAGGTGGCGAAGGCCCTCGGTCTCGAGGCGGTGGAGCTCTTCAAGGTCCAGGGCGTGACGGGCCTGCACCTCGCCGGCACCCTCCCGCCGAGCCTGGTTGCAGGCGAGGAGCTCTTCACCGACCAGCGGCCGAAGAAGGAGCTCTACTTCCACATCGGCCGGATGCTCGCGTGGACGCGCCCCGAGCTCGCCATGACGCGGCTCCGCTCCCGCGCGGAGGTCGAGCTCATCGTCGAGAGCGCCGTGGCGCTGGGAGTGCCGGGCTACCGAGCCCGATCCAACCCCGACGCCCTGGACAAGGTGAAGAAGCGCCTCGCGCGCACGGTCTCCGCGCCGGCGCATCGCCGCCTCGAGGAGCTGGGCAAGGCCTACGCCGCCGCGCGTCCCGACCTCGGTGCCTACATCCAGGCGGCCGAGGCGAGCGCCAACCGCGCGGGCGCCCTGCTCGCGGGGGATCTGGCGATCGTGTCCCGTTGCCTGGCGGCGGACGGCCCCCAGGGCGGAGCCGAGGCCATGCGGCGCGACCTCGTCGAGTTCGCGCTCTCCGAGAGCTGGACGACGCTCCGCAAGGACCTCGGTCTCGCGGTGGTGGTGCCCAATTCTTAG